The Humulus lupulus chromosome 4, drHumLupu1.1, whole genome shotgun sequence genome has a window encoding:
- the LOC133828969 gene encoding uncharacterized protein LOC133828969 has product MAFNKAFLALLLLGLVAATHGRVNLLGLFDNSPSLFCPPVGPTTCASCDCNVESGNLLCIRRDTRRGECPSTCSGNCYCDLSLCPRCFCAYEVQACPKSCPPSPSTAIKFENLLIYKND; this is encoded by the exons ATGGCTTTCAACAAGGCTTTCCTTGCGTTGCTACTGTTAGGTCTTGTGGCTGCAACTCATGGTCGTGTTAACCTTTTGGGGCTCTTTGATAATTCTCCTTCTCTCTTTTGTCCACCAGTTG GACCAACGACATGTGCAAGCTGCGACTGCAACGTAGAATCTGGGAATCTGTTGTGTATTCGTAGAGACACGAGAAGAGGAGAGTGTCCATCAACCTGTAGTGGAAATTGCTATTGCGACCTGTCTTTGTGCCCCCGTTGTTTCTGCGCCTATGAGGTCCAGGCATGCCCAAAAAGCTGCCCTCCCAGCCCTTCCACTGCTATTAAATTTGAGAATCTTCTTATTTACAAGAATGATTGA
- the LOC133832184 gene encoding uncharacterized protein LOC133832184 codes for MVSRNYKPSMEKSSIDLNRETTSISISETQPEHGVEGLENVFLHNEDESRHKGKVKWSKEATILLISGWLNTSKDAIVENDQTSTHFWARMAEYYNTNQKGSQARTGRQCKDHWNKMNQKVACFNGCYKRVQHAHHSGWSDERILENAHQLYKYENNNSNFLLVDCWRLLKDEPKWNTMYQPKGDISDGEVCEVRLTGQKAAKRKWKEKKDTHTRFIEISERKASELEKLVAIKEKETEDNRMTKYVDYLIMDTSHMTPEQKKDHENVYNMSLEDIIIAECTDDHDDQYFKALMDGGSSTRQGRKRAHIDRGHVEGHQRLFDDYFSDEPVYTEYEFRRRFRMRRHVFLRIVQALENRSEYFHMRFDAIGRRGISPLQKCTAAMRMLAYGAPADYVDEYVRIGETTAIECLFNFVRGLNDIFGT; via the exons ATGGTTTCAAGAAATTACAAGCCAAGTATGGAAAAGTCTAGTATTGATTTGAATCGTGAAACAACATCGATATCTATCTCTGAAACCCAACCTGAACATGGTGTTGAAGGGTTGGAAAATGTATTTCTACACAATGAAGATGAATCAAGGCATAAAGGTAAAGTCAAATGGAGCAAGGAAGCCACTATACTTCTGATAAGTGGATGGCTTAATACATCTAAGGATGCCATTGTGGAGAATGACCAAACTTCTACACATTTCTGGGCTCGGATGGCAGAATACTACAACACCAACCAAAAAGGCTCGCAAGCAAGAACTGGAAGGCAATGCAAAGATCATTGGAACAAGATGAATCAAAAGGTCGCGTGTTTCAATGGGTGTTATAAACGAGTACAACATGCACATCACAGTGGTTGGTCCGATGAGAGAATTCTTGAGAATGCACATCAATTGTACAAATATGAAAATAACAACTCAAATTTTCTGCTTGTGGACTGTTGGAGATTGTTAAAGGATGAGCCGAAATGGAATACAATGTACCAACCAAAAGGTG aCATCAGTGATGGTGAAGTATGTGAAGTGCGCCTTACTGGCCAAAAGGCAGCAAAGAGAAAATGGAAGGAAAAAAAAGACACACATACTAGATTTATAGAGATTAGTGAACGGAAAGCATCTGAATTGGAGAAATTGGTGGCGATAAAGGAGAAAGAGACAGAAGATAATAGGATGACAAAATACGTGGATTATCTCATCATGGACACGTCGCACATGACTCCTGAACAAAAGAAAGATCATGAAAACGTGT ACAATATGAGTCTAGAGGATATCATAATTGCAGAGTGTACTGACGATCATGATGATCAATATTTCAAAGCGCTCATGGATGGGGGTAGCTCAACAAGACAAGGAAGAAAGAGAGCCCACATTGATAGGGGTCATGTAGAAGGACACCAACGTTTGTTCGATGACTACTTTTCTGATGAACCGGTGTATACAGAATATGAATTTCGAAGAAGATTTAGAATGCGTAGACATGTATTCCTACGCATAGTGCAAGCTTTAGAAAATCGTTCGGAGTATTTCCATATGAGGTTTGATGCAATCGGTAGAAGGGGGATTTCGCCATTACAGAAGTGCACTGCTGCTATGCGAATGTTGGCATATGGAGCGCCTGCCGattatgttgatgagtatgttcgaATTGGTGAAACTACCGCTATTGAATGTCTATTCAATTTCGTTCGAGGATTGAATGATATTTTTGGGACTTAA